Proteins from a single region of Streptomyces spinoverrucosus:
- a CDS encoding DUF2293 domain-containing protein, whose translation MAVRVTPSSSGGGELRPLTGSRTAPVVIQPLKKKRCAKCRRGPLSLLVMEDGVPRCLDCADLGHLVFLPRGDTALTRRAREESSLSVVVVRFNRRKSRYERQGVLVEEAGLTRAEERCLADAEARRRRRARDAQRRAVEDARFAEAFAAEILRLFPGCPPERARAIAAYASLRGSGRVGRSAAGRALTDGAVTSAVVAAVRHVDTPYDQLLMSGVPRYEARRRIAATVESVLREWREVGLDSVG comes from the coding sequence ATGGCAGTGCGTGTGACTCCCTCGTCCTCCGGCGGAGGCGAGCTCAGACCCCTCACCGGCTCCCGTACCGCTCCTGTCGTCATCCAGCCACTGAAGAAGAAGCGCTGTGCCAAGTGCCGGCGTGGGCCGCTGTCGCTGCTGGTCATGGAGGACGGGGTGCCGCGGTGCCTCGACTGTGCCGACCTCGGGCATCTGGTGTTCCTGCCGCGCGGCGACACCGCGCTGACGCGCAGGGCGCGGGAGGAGAGCTCGCTGTCGGTGGTCGTCGTGCGGTTCAACCGGCGCAAGAGCCGTTACGAGCGGCAGGGTGTCCTCGTCGAGGAGGCGGGGCTCACCCGGGCGGAGGAGCGGTGTCTGGCCGATGCGGAGGCCCGGCGGCGGCGCCGGGCGCGGGACGCGCAGCGCCGGGCGGTGGAGGATGCACGGTTCGCGGAGGCGTTCGCGGCGGAGATCCTGCGGCTGTTTCCCGGGTGCCCACCCGAGCGGGCTCGGGCCATCGCGGCGTACGCGTCCCTCCGGGGCAGTGGGCGCGTGGGGCGGTCGGCGGCCGGGCGGGCGCTGACGGACGGGGCGGTGACGTCGGCGGTGGTCGCGGCAGTACGGCATGTGGACACGCCGTATGACCAGCTGCTGATGAGTGGCGTGCCCAGGTACGAGGCGCGGCGCAGGATCGCGGCGACCGTGGAGTCGGTGCTGAGGGAGTGGCGGGAGGTGGGGCTCGACTCCGTCGGGTGA
- a CDS encoding uridine kinase — MRLEAITWDRLVDRLAERLLDLKPADGSPWPRVAFDGAPAAAPGDLAARVHDALRIRGRSSLVVGTEGFLRPASVRLEHGHHDVDAYYDGWFDTGALWREVFGPLEPGGDGRVLPDLLDPVTDRATRSPYIQLPHDGLLLVHGPLLLRHWFPFDLTVHLLLSPGALRRRTPEAEHWTLPAFERYEGEVDPAGTADVLVRADDPRRPAWSG, encoded by the coding sequence GTGCGACTCGAAGCGATCACCTGGGACCGGCTCGTCGACCGCCTCGCCGAACGCCTGCTCGACCTGAAGCCGGCCGACGGCAGCCCCTGGCCACGCGTCGCCTTCGACGGCGCCCCGGCGGCCGCCCCGGGAGACCTCGCAGCACGCGTCCACGACGCCCTGCGCATACGCGGCCGGTCCTCGCTGGTCGTCGGCACGGAGGGCTTCCTGCGCCCGGCCTCCGTGCGTCTGGAGCACGGGCACCACGACGTGGACGCCTACTACGACGGCTGGTTCGACACCGGCGCCCTGTGGCGTGAGGTGTTCGGCCCCCTCGAACCCGGTGGCGACGGGCGGGTCCTGCCCGACCTGCTGGACCCGGTCACCGACCGCGCCACCCGCAGCCCGTACATCCAACTCCCGCACGACGGCCTTCTGTTGGTGCACGGCCCCCTCCTGCTGCGCCACTGGTTCCCCTTCGATCTGACCGTTCACCTCCTCCTCTCCCCGGGCGCTCTGCGCCGCCGCACCCCGGAGGCCGAGCACTGGACCCTCCCCGCCTTCGAGCGCTACGAGGGCGAGGTCGACCCCGCCGGCACCGCCGACGTCCTCGTACGCGCCGACGATCCGCGCCGCCCGGCGTGGAGCGGCTGA
- a CDS encoding PPOX class F420-dependent oxidoreductase, which translates to MTTSATSTASPSPVSFNDSVRALLDGKNFAGVATLGPDGAPQNSVVWIKREGDTVLFSSTDGRQKVRNLRRDPRISLSVFDLANPYTSVEIRGTAEILPDEGKRLPYELSHKYLGIDPPAEKDDEVRVIIRVVPRKIIGFSA; encoded by the coding sequence ATGACGACTTCAGCCACGTCCACGGCTTCCCCATCCCCCGTCTCCTTCAACGACTCGGTCCGGGCCCTCCTCGACGGCAAGAACTTCGCCGGCGTCGCCACCCTCGGCCCCGACGGCGCCCCCCAGAACTCCGTGGTCTGGATCAAGCGCGAGGGCGACACCGTCCTCTTCTCCTCCACCGACGGCCGCCAGAAGGTGCGCAACCTCCGTCGCGACCCGCGCATCAGCCTCTCGGTCTTCGACCTCGCCAACCCCTACACCTCGGTCGAGATCCGCGGCACCGCCGAGATCCTCCCGGACGAGGGCAAGCGGCTCCCGTACGAGCTCTCGCACAAGTACCTCGGCATCGACCCGCCCGCGGAGAAGGACGACGAGGTCCGTGTGATCATCCGCGTGGTGCCACGGAAGATCATCGGGTTCTCCGCCTGA
- a CDS encoding CBS domain-containing protein has translation MTTAGEIMHRGAQWIPAHETLDRAAQLMRELNVGALPISDQNERLCGILTDRDIVVGCVAMGHDPSKITAGEMAKGTPRWIDANADVSEVLQEMEDHQIRRLPVIENKRLVGMISEADLAQHLTEDQIAEWAERVYARSASR, from the coding sequence ATGACCACTGCCGGAGAGATCATGCACCGGGGTGCCCAGTGGATCCCCGCGCACGAGACCCTGGACCGCGCAGCCCAGTTGATGCGTGAGCTCAATGTCGGAGCCCTGCCCATCAGCGACCAGAACGAACGGCTCTGCGGCATCCTCACCGACCGCGACATCGTGGTCGGCTGTGTGGCCATGGGCCACGACCCGTCCAAGATCACCGCAGGCGAGATGGCCAAGGGCACACCGCGCTGGATCGACGCGAACGCCGATGTCAGCGAGGTGCTCCAGGAGATGGAGGATCACCAGATCCGCAGGTTGCCCGTCATCGAGAACAAGCGCCTGGTCGGCATGATCAGCGAAGCCGATCTCGCCCAGCACCTGACGGAGGACCAGATCGCCGAGTGGGCGGAGCGGGTCTACGCCAGGAGTGCGAGCCGCTGA
- a CDS encoding magnesium and cobalt transport protein CorA has translation MSMAGNLRKVTSLGGVGGLRKVARLARRGRRVDLSHPARSPLGSSVVNCVAYEEGARLPLGGDLVDTVERVRKSGAAFVWLGLHEPTDQEFAGIAELFDLHPLAVEDAIEAHQRPKVERYGETLFAVFKTVCYVEHEELTATSEVVNTGELMVFVGQDFVVTVRHGRHGSLGPLREELEANPHQLAKGPSAVLHAVADHVVDDYLSVIDAVQADIEQVETDVFAENGARADPGRIYQLKRELLELKRAVVPLNRPLLDLADRPMRVVEPEIQAYFRDVSDHLIRATEQIAGFDELLNSILQAHLAQVTVAQNEDMRKITAWAAIVAVPTMVCGVYGMNFDHMPELHWKYGYGMVVGVISVACLALYRGFRRNGWL, from the coding sequence ATGTCCATGGCAGGGAATCTGCGGAAGGTCACGAGCCTCGGCGGGGTCGGCGGCCTCCGCAAGGTGGCGCGGCTGGCCCGGCGGGGCCGACGGGTCGACCTCAGCCACCCCGCGCGCTCCCCGCTGGGCTCCTCCGTGGTCAACTGCGTGGCCTACGAGGAAGGTGCCCGGCTCCCCCTCGGCGGTGACCTCGTCGACACGGTCGAGCGGGTCCGCAAGAGCGGCGCGGCCTTCGTCTGGCTGGGTCTTCATGAGCCGACGGACCAGGAGTTCGCGGGGATCGCCGAGCTCTTCGACCTGCATCCGCTGGCGGTCGAGGACGCGATCGAGGCCCACCAGCGTCCGAAGGTGGAGCGGTACGGCGAGACGCTGTTCGCGGTGTTCAAGACGGTCTGCTACGTCGAGCACGAGGAACTCACAGCGACCAGCGAGGTGGTGAACACCGGCGAACTCATGGTGTTCGTCGGCCAGGACTTCGTCGTCACGGTGCGGCACGGCCGGCACGGCTCGCTCGGCCCGCTCCGCGAGGAGCTGGAGGCCAACCCCCACCAGCTCGCCAAGGGCCCGTCCGCGGTGCTGCACGCGGTCGCGGACCACGTCGTCGACGACTACCTCAGCGTCATCGACGCGGTGCAGGCGGACATCGAGCAGGTCGAGACGGACGTCTTCGCGGAGAACGGCGCACGCGCCGACCCGGGCCGCATCTACCAGCTCAAGCGCGAACTGCTGGAACTGAAGCGGGCCGTGGTCCCGCTGAACCGGCCGCTGCTGGACCTCGCCGACCGGCCGATGCGGGTGGTGGAGCCGGAGATACAGGCCTACTTCCGCGACGTCTCCGACCACCTGATACGGGCCACGGAACAGATCGCCGGCTTCGACGAACTGCTCAACTCCATCCTGCAGGCCCACCTCGCCCAGGTCACGGTCGCGCAGAACGAGGACATGCGGAAGATCACGGCATGGGCCGCGATCGTCGCCGTACCGACGATGGTCTGCGGCGTGTACGGCATGAACTTCGACCACATGCCCGAGCTGCACTGGAAGTACGGCTACGGCATGGTCGTCGGCGTCATATCCGTGGCCTGCCTGGCCCTGTACCGCGGATTTCGGCGCAACGGCTGGCTGTGA
- a CDS encoding carbohydrate kinase family protein yields MGRGVSGSGRVSVGGALLVVGDVVTDVVARHRGPLAGGTDTAAVIRTLPGGAGANVACWAAHWGWADVRLLGRVGPDSAAWHERALTTAGVRPHLVVDPQAPTGTVICLVDTGAAAERTFLTDSGASLRLDPADWSDALLDGVAWLHLSGYLLFSEPGRALVAAALASARARGVPVSLDPASAGFLMELGVDRFLASVDGVQVLLPSRDEACLLTGLPDAADAAAKLSRQIPLVVAKQGADGALVARSGTVHARVPAVRATPRDTTGAGDAFTGAFLAALLAGAQPEVAAAEGCTAGARAVEQVGGRPPVGPASGGGGSTIA; encoded by the coding sequence CTGGGCCGAGGCGTGAGCGGGTCGGGGCGCGTGTCGGTCGGCGGCGCCCTGCTGGTCGTCGGGGATGTCGTGACGGACGTCGTCGCCCGGCACCGGGGCCCACTGGCGGGCGGCACGGATACAGCGGCCGTGATCCGGACGCTGCCCGGTGGCGCGGGCGCCAACGTGGCCTGCTGGGCGGCCCATTGGGGCTGGGCGGACGTGCGGCTGCTCGGGCGGGTGGGCCCGGACTCGGCGGCGTGGCACGAGCGTGCGCTGACCACGGCGGGGGTGCGTCCCCATCTGGTGGTCGACCCTCAAGCACCGACGGGGACGGTGATCTGCCTGGTGGACACGGGCGCCGCAGCCGAGCGGACGTTCCTCACCGACAGCGGCGCCTCGTTGCGGCTCGATCCCGCGGACTGGTCGGACGCGCTGCTCGACGGCGTGGCGTGGCTGCATCTGTCGGGCTATCTGCTCTTCTCCGAGCCGGGACGGGCGCTGGTGGCGGCGGCCCTGGCGTCGGCACGTGCGCGTGGAGTGCCGGTGAGCCTGGATCCGGCGTCGGCCGGGTTCCTAATGGAGTTGGGGGTGGACCGTTTCCTCGCGTCCGTCGACGGCGTGCAGGTCCTGCTGCCCAGCCGGGACGAGGCCTGCCTGCTCACCGGGCTGCCGGACGCGGCCGACGCGGCGGCGAAGTTGAGCCGCCAGATCCCGCTGGTGGTGGCCAAGCAGGGCGCGGACGGGGCACTGGTGGCCCGGTCCGGCACCGTGCACGCCCGTGTCCCCGCCGTACGCGCGACGCCCCGGGACACGACGGGCGCCGGCGACGCGTTCACCGGGGCGTTCCTCGCCGCCCTGCTGGCCGGCGCCCAGCCGGAGGTCGCGGCGGCGGAGGGGTGCACGGCGGGGGCGCGAGCGGTCGAACAGGTGGGCGGCAGGCCTCCCGTGGGCCCGGCCTCCGGTGGCGGCGGGTCCACCATCGCCTGA
- a CDS encoding pseudouridine-5'-phosphate glycosidase, whose product MTLVVSEEVREAVHARRPVVALESTIIAHGLPRPRNLRVALELEEAVRQEGAVPATIAVLDGQPRVGLDKEQLERIANEDGIRKLGHRDLPLAVAAGASGATTVSATALLAALAGVRVFATGGLGGVHRQWTVTQDESADLGLLARTRITVVCAGVKSILDVPATLQRLETLGVAVAGYGTDRFPGFYLSDSGHPVDWTLDSPRQVADVMRAQDALGGPESALVVANPVPEAEQLDPELHARVLADALQACDAEGITGQAVTPFLLDYLVRHTEGASLSANLAAVRGNVRLAARIAAAWAEA is encoded by the coding sequence GTGACGCTGGTGGTGTCCGAAGAGGTCCGGGAGGCGGTCCACGCACGTCGGCCCGTGGTGGCCCTGGAGTCCACGATCATCGCGCACGGGCTGCCACGTCCCCGCAATCTGCGGGTGGCGCTGGAGCTGGAGGAGGCGGTACGGCAGGAGGGCGCCGTTCCGGCCACGATCGCGGTGCTGGACGGGCAGCCCCGGGTGGGTCTGGACAAGGAGCAGCTGGAGCGGATCGCGAACGAGGACGGGATCCGCAAGCTCGGCCACCGTGATCTGCCGCTCGCGGTGGCCGCCGGGGCGAGCGGGGCGACCACGGTCTCCGCGACCGCGCTGCTGGCGGCCCTGGCGGGCGTGCGGGTGTTCGCGACGGGCGGGCTCGGCGGGGTGCACCGGCAGTGGACGGTGACGCAGGACGAGTCGGCCGACCTGGGTCTGCTGGCCCGCACACGGATCACGGTGGTGTGCGCGGGCGTGAAGTCGATCCTGGACGTGCCGGCCACGCTGCAGCGGCTGGAGACGCTGGGCGTGGCGGTGGCCGGGTACGGCACGGACCGCTTCCCCGGCTTCTACCTCTCGGACTCCGGGCACCCCGTGGACTGGACCCTGGACAGCCCGCGGCAGGTGGCCGACGTCATGCGCGCCCAGGACGCGCTCGGCGGGCCGGAATCGGCGCTCGTCGTGGCCAACCCGGTACCGGAGGCGGAGCAGCTGGATCCAGAGCTGCACGCGCGCGTGCTGGCCGACGCGCTGCAGGCGTGCGATGCGGAGGGGATCACCGGCCAGGCCGTCACACCGTTCCTGCTCGACTACCTGGTACGGCACACGGAGGGGGCTTCGCTGAGCGCCAACCTGGCGGCGGTGCGCGGCAACGTGCGGCTGGCGGCGCGGATCGCGGCGGCCTGGGCCGAGGCGTGA